In Acipenser ruthenus chromosome 15, fAciRut3.2 maternal haplotype, whole genome shotgun sequence, a genomic segment contains:
- the LOC117973939 gene encoding heat shock protein HSP 90-alpha 1-like, giving the protein MPEQMKSVQPLEEEVETFAFQAEIAQLMSLIINTFYSNKEIFLRELISNSSDALDKIRYESLTDPSRLDSCKKLKVDIIPDLLTRTLTIVDTGIGMTKADLINNLGTIAKSGTKAFMEALAAGADISMIGQFGVGFYSAYLVAEKVTVITKHNDDEQYLWESAAGGSFTVKLDNGESIGRGTRVILRLKEDQVEYLEEKRIKEIVKKHSQFIGYPITLYVEKQREKEVDMDDVKEEDLEKKAEPEGAKSDAPQIEDVGSDEEEDKDGSNKRKKKIKEKYIDAQELNKTKPLWTRNPDDITTEEYGEFYKSLTNDWEDHLAVKHFSVEGQLEFRALLFVPRRAAFDLFENKKKKNNIKLYVRRVFIMDSCDELMPEYLNFVKGVVDSEDLPLNISRETLQQSKILKVIRKNLVKKCMELFSELTEDKDNYKKYYEQFGKNIKLGIHEDSQNRKKLSEMLRYYTSASGDEMVSLKDYVSRMKDTQKHIYYITGETKEQVSHSAFVERLRKHGLEVIYMIEPIDEYCVQQLKEFDGKTLVSVTKEGLELPEDEEEKQQAEEMKAKFENLCKIIKDILDKKIEKVTVSNRLVSSPCCIVTSTYGWTANMERIMKSQALRDNSTMGYMAAKKHLEINPDHPIIETLRQKAEADKNDKSVKDLVILLFETSLLSSGFTLDDPQTHSNRIYRMIKLGLGIDDDDVIVDEIIQPAEEDMPLLEGDGDTSRMEEVD; this is encoded by the exons ATGCCGGAGCAAATGAAGAGCGTCCAGCcactggaggaggaggtggagaccTTCGCCTTCCAGGCGGAAATCGCACAGCTCATGTCTCTGATCATCAACACCTTCTACTCCAACAAAGAGATCTTCCTGAGGGAGCTCATCTCCAACTCCTCCGAT GCTCTGGACAAAATCCGCTATGAAAGCTTGACTGACCCCAGCAGGCTTGACTCCTGCAAAAAGCTGAAGGTTGACATAATTCCTGACCTACTGACCCGCACCCTGACCATCGTAGACACTGGGATCGGCATGACCAAGGCTGACCTCATCAATAACCTGGGGACCATCGCCAAGTCTGGAACCAAAGCCTTCATGGAGGCCTTGGCTGCCGGGGCAGATATCTCCATGATCGGCCAGTTCGGTGTGGGGTTCTACTCTGCTTACCTGGTGGCTGAGAAAGTGACCGTCATCACCAAACACAACGACGATGAGCAGTACCTGTGGGAATCGGCCGCTGGGGGCTCCTTCACCGTGAAACTAGATAACG GGGAGTCAATCGGGCGTGGCACCAGAGTTATACTGCGGCTTAAGGAAGACCAAGTGGAGTATCTCGAGGAAAAACGAATCAAAGAAATTGTGAAGAAACACTCGCAATTCATCGGCTACCCAATCACACTCTAT GTAGAGAAGCAGAGAGAGAAGGAGGTGGACATGGACGACGTGAAGGAGGAGGATCTTGAGAAGAAGGCGGAGCCCGAGGGCGCGAAGAGCGACGCCCCTCAGATCGAGGACGTCGGCTCGGATGAGGAAGAGGACAAGGACGGCAGCAACAAAAGAAAGAAGAAGATCAAGGAGAAGTACATCGACGCCCAGGAGCTCAACAAGACCAAGCCCCTCTGGACCAGGAACCCCGATGACATCACCACCGAGGAGTATGGAGAGTTCTACAAGAGCCTCACCAACGACTGGGAGGACCACCTGGCCGTCAAA CATTTCTCAGTGGAGGGCCAGCTGGAGTTCAGGGCCCTGCTCTTCGTTCCGAGGCGGGCGGCTTTCGACCTGTTtgagaacaagaagaagaagaacaacatcAAGCTGTACGTGCGCAGAGTCTTCATCATGGACAGCTGTGACGAGCTCATGCCTGAGTATCTCA ATTTCGTCAAAGGCGTGGTGGACTCTGAAGATCTTCCCCTGAACATCTCCCGTGAGACGCTGCAGCAGAGCAAGATCCTGAAAGTGATCCGCAAGAACCTGGTCAAGAAGTGTATGGAGCTCTTCAGCGAACTGACAGAGGACAAGGACAACTACAAGAAATACTACGAGCAGTTCGGCAAGAACATCAAG cttGGAATCCACGAGGACTCCCAGAACCGCAAGAAGCTTTCTGAAATGCTTCGCTACTACACTTCTGCATCGGGTGACGAGATGGTCTCTTTGAAGGACTATGTGTCCCGAATGAAGGACACCCAGAAGCACATCTACTACATCACTG GTGAGACGAAGGAGCAGGTATCCCACTCTGCCTTCGTGGAGCGCCTGCGGAAGCACGGCCTGGAGGTGATCTACATGATCGAGCCCATCGACGAGTACTGTGTGCAGCAGCTCAAGGAGTTCGATGGCAAGACCCTGGTGTCTGTGACCAAGGAGGGGCTGGAGCTCCCCGAGGACGAGGAGGAGAAGCAGCAGGCGGAGGAGATGAAGGCCAAGTTCGAGAACCTCTGCAAGATCATCAAAGACATCCTGGACAAAAAGATTGAAAAA GTAACCGTCTCCAACCGCCTGGTGTCGTCCCCCTGCTGCATCGTAACCAGCACCTACGGGTGGACTGCCAACATGGAGAGGATCATGAAGTCCCAAGCCTTAAGAGACAACTCCACCATGGGGTACATGGCAGCCAAGAAACACCTGGAGATCAACCCGGACCATCCGATCATCGAGACTCTCAGGCAGAAGGCAGAGGCCGACAAGAACGACAAGTCTGTGAAGGACCTGGTCATCCTGCTCTTCGAGACCTCACTGCTGTCCTCCGGCTTCACGCTGGATGACCCGCAGACTCATTCCAACCGCATCTACAGGATGATCAAGCTGGGGCTGG GTATTGACGATGATGACGTGATTGTTGATGAGATCATCCAGCCTGCTGAAGAGGATATGCCTCTTCTGGAGGGAGACGGGGACACTTCCCGAATGGAAGAAGTTGATTAA
- the LOC131697648 gene encoding WD repeat-containing protein 20 isoform X1, with protein sequence MLISKMAAEGGGKEMNEIKSQFTTREGVYKLLTHSEYSRPNRVPFNSQGSNPVKVSFVNVNDQSGNGDRVCFNVGRELYFYIYKGVRKAADLSKPIDKRIYKGTQPTCHDFNHLTATAESVSLLVGFSAGQVQLIDPIKKETSKLFNEERLIDKSRVTCVKWVPGSESLFLVAHSSGNMYLYNVEHTCGTTAPHYQLLKQGENYTVHTCKSKSTRNPLLKWTVGEGALNEFAFSPDGKFLACASQDGFLRVFNFDSVELHGTMKSYFGGLLCVCWSPDGKYIVTGGEDDLVTVWSFLDCRVIARGHGHKSWVSVVAFDPYTTSVEEGDPMEFSGSDEDFQDQIHFGRDRANSTQSRLSKRNSTDSRPVSVTYRFGSVGQDTQLCLWDLTEDILFPHLPLSRTRTHTNVMNATSPPAGSGSTNPGSNGNNSISSSGSTPGNSLPPLLPRSNSLPHSAGANANSKSSVVDSAIASGVSKFATLSLHDRKERHHEKDHKRNHSMGHITSKSSDKLNLVTKTKTDPAKTLGTPLCPRMEDVPLLEPLICKKIAHERLAVLIFLEDCIVTACQEGFICTWARPGKVGLLSSQNQANSPSGTVV encoded by the exons ATGCTAATTTCCAAGATGGCGGCGGAGGGAGGAGGGAAGGAGATGAACGAAATTAAAAGTCAGTTCACCACCCGGGAAGGCGTCTACAAACTCCTCACTCACTCCGAATATAGCCGCCCCAACCGGGTACCGTTCAATTCGCAGGGCTCCAACCCGGTGAAAGTCTCCTTCGTGAACGTCAACGACCAGTCCGGTAACGGGGACAGGGTCTGCTTCAATGTGGGCCGAGAACTGTACTTCTACATTTACAAAGGCGTCAGGAAG GCAGCAGATTTAAGTAAACCCATAGATAAAAGGATATACAAGGGAACACAGCCCACCTGCCATGACTTCAACCACCTGACGGCCACGGCAGAGAGTGTTTCCCTGCTGGTGGGATTCTCTGCTGGACAGGTCCAGCTCATAGACCCTATAAAGAAGGAAACCAGCAAGCTGTTTAATGAGGAA AGGTTAATAGACAAGTCAAGAGTGACCTGTGTGAAATGGGTGCCCGGCTCGGAAAGCCTGTTCCTTGTAGCTCACTCCAGTGGCAATATGTACTTGTATAACGTGGAGCACACTTGCGGCACCACTGCCCCACACTACCAGCTGCTGAAACAGGGTGAAAACTACACCGTGCACACCTGCAAGAGCAAATCCACCAGAAACCCTTTGTTGAAATGGACAGTGGGAGAGGGGGCCCTCAATGAGTTTGCATTTTCCCCCGATGGGAAGTTCTTGGCGTGTGCGAGTCAGGACGGGTTTCTCCGTGTTTTTAATTTCGACTCGGTGGAGCTGCACGGTACAATGAAAAGCTACTTTGGGggactgctgtgtgtgtgttggagccCGGATGGCAAATACATTGTTACAGGTGGAGAGGACGATTTGGTTACCGTTTGGTCTTTTTTGGACTGCAGAGTAATAGCCAGGGGTCACGGACATAAATCCTGGGTAAGTGTGGTGGCCTTTGACCCTTACACTACAAGCGTGGAAGAGGGCGACCCCATGGAGTTCAGTGGGAGTGACGAGGACTTCCAAGACCAGATTCACTTTGGTCGAGACAGGGCAAACAGCACACAGTCTAGGCTATCCAAAAGGAATTCTACGGACAGCCGTCCGGTAAGTGTCACGTATAGGTTTGGCTCTGTCGGACAGGACACGCAACTGTGCTTATGGGACCTCACGGAAGACATCCTCTTTCCCCATCTTCCCCTTTCCCGAACGAGGACGCACACAAACGTTATGAATGCCACGAGTCCGCCTGCAGGCAGTGGCAGTACCAACCCAGGAAGCAATGGAAACAACAGCATTAGTAGCAGCGGCAGCACCCCAGGCAACTCGCTACCTCCCCTGCTTCCTCGTTCCAACAGCCTTCCGCACTCGGCAGGAGCCAACGCCAACAGCAAGAGCAGCGTCGTGGACAGTGCCATCGCTTCGGGGGTCAGCAAGTTTGCAACGCTGTCGTTGCACGACCGCAAGGAACGGCACCACGAGAAAGACCACAAGAGGAATCACAGCATGGGACACATCACCAGCAAAAGCAGCGACAAACTGAACCTGGTCACTAAAACTAAAACAGACCCTGCAAAGACACTGGGAACGCCCCTCTGTCCCCGAATGGAAGATGTTCCCTTGTTAGAGCCTCTCATCTGTAAAAAGATAGCACATGAAAGACTTGCTGTCTTGATATTTCTTGAGGACTGTATAGTAACTGCCTGTCAGGAGGGATTTATTTGCACATGGGCGAGGCCTGGAAAAGTG GGTTTACTTTCATCCCAAAACCAAGCTAACTCTCCTAGCGGGACTGTTGTATAG
- the LOC131697648 gene encoding WD repeat-containing protein 20 isoform X2: MYLYNVEHTCGTTAPHYQLLKQGENYTVHTCKSKSTRNPLLKWTVGEGALNEFAFSPDGKFLACASQDGFLRVFNFDSVELHGTMKSYFGGLLCVCWSPDGKYIVTGGEDDLVTVWSFLDCRVIARGHGHKSWVSVVAFDPYTTSVEEGDPMEFSGSDEDFQDQIHFGRDRANSTQSRLSKRNSTDSRPVSVTYRFGSVGQDTQLCLWDLTEDILFPHLPLSRTRTHTNVMNATSPPAGSGSTNPGSNGNNSISSSGSTPGNSLPPLLPRSNSLPHSAGANANSKSSVVDSAIASGVSKFATLSLHDRKERHHEKDHKRNHSMGHITSKSSDKLNLVTKTKTDPAKTLGTPLCPRMEDVPLLEPLICKKIAHERLAVLIFLEDCIVTACQEGFICTWARPGKVGLLSSQNQANSPSGTVV, encoded by the exons ATGTACTTGTATAACGTGGAGCACACTTGCGGCACCACTGCCCCACACTACCAGCTGCTGAAACAGGGTGAAAACTACACCGTGCACACCTGCAAGAGCAAATCCACCAGAAACCCTTTGTTGAAATGGACAGTGGGAGAGGGGGCCCTCAATGAGTTTGCATTTTCCCCCGATGGGAAGTTCTTGGCGTGTGCGAGTCAGGACGGGTTTCTCCGTGTTTTTAATTTCGACTCGGTGGAGCTGCACGGTACAATGAAAAGCTACTTTGGGggactgctgtgtgtgtgttggagccCGGATGGCAAATACATTGTTACAGGTGGAGAGGACGATTTGGTTACCGTTTGGTCTTTTTTGGACTGCAGAGTAATAGCCAGGGGTCACGGACATAAATCCTGGGTAAGTGTGGTGGCCTTTGACCCTTACACTACAAGCGTGGAAGAGGGCGACCCCATGGAGTTCAGTGGGAGTGACGAGGACTTCCAAGACCAGATTCACTTTGGTCGAGACAGGGCAAACAGCACACAGTCTAGGCTATCCAAAAGGAATTCTACGGACAGCCGTCCGGTAAGTGTCACGTATAGGTTTGGCTCTGTCGGACAGGACACGCAACTGTGCTTATGGGACCTCACGGAAGACATCCTCTTTCCCCATCTTCCCCTTTCCCGAACGAGGACGCACACAAACGTTATGAATGCCACGAGTCCGCCTGCAGGCAGTGGCAGTACCAACCCAGGAAGCAATGGAAACAACAGCATTAGTAGCAGCGGCAGCACCCCAGGCAACTCGCTACCTCCCCTGCTTCCTCGTTCCAACAGCCTTCCGCACTCGGCAGGAGCCAACGCCAACAGCAAGAGCAGCGTCGTGGACAGTGCCATCGCTTCGGGGGTCAGCAAGTTTGCAACGCTGTCGTTGCACGACCGCAAGGAACGGCACCACGAGAAAGACCACAAGAGGAATCACAGCATGGGACACATCACCAGCAAAAGCAGCGACAAACTGAACCTGGTCACTAAAACTAAAACAGACCCTGCAAAGACACTGGGAACGCCCCTCTGTCCCCGAATGGAAGATGTTCCCTTGTTAGAGCCTCTCATCTGTAAAAAGATAGCACATGAAAGACTTGCTGTCTTGATATTTCTTGAGGACTGTATAGTAACTGCCTGTCAGGAGGGATTTATTTGCACATGGGCGAGGCCTGGAAAAGTG GGTTTACTTTCATCCCAAAACCAAGCTAACTCTCCTAGCGGGACTGTTGTATAG
- the LOC117422563 gene encoding MAPK/MAK/MRK overlapping kinase-like isoform X4: MDKYRIIGKIGEGTFSEVVKAQSVQDGGYYACKKMKQRFESDRKTGSLSLICELMEMNVYELIRGRRDPLPENKIKSYMYQLCKSLDHMHRNGIFHRDVKPENILIRRDVLKLADFGSCRSVYSKPPYTEYISTRWYRAPECLLTDGHYSYKMDMWSAGCVFFEIVSLNPLFPGSNELDQISKIHDVLGTPDGAVLRKFKQSRAMRFDFPPKKGSGISRLIPRSSSESLSLMYEMLQYEPEERTSSKAALQHPYFKELRVAEKQAATLRRAIGAVQQGENSGTPNSIDNLWRIARQGRRPHHIKHVQEPLVRRHGPPYPLELPKLNVAAPKIPTYPMTSLTSVLSQNVTLPVLQPTKSNGKTNKPSKEHPLKPCLKTYHIPPLERKGGDL, from the exons ATGGATA aaTACAGAATAATTGGTAAAATCGGTGAAGGCACGTTTTCCGAAGTGGTGAAGGCGCAAAGTGTCCAAGACGGGGGTTATTACGcgtgcaaaaagatgaagcagcGCTTTGAGAG TGATAGAAAGACGGGCTCCCTCTCTCTGATATGCGAGCTCATGGAGATGAACGTCTATGAGTTAATACGAG GACGAAGGGATCCTttacctgaaaataaaataaagagttatATGTACCAGCTGTGTAAGTCTCTGGATCACATGCACAG AAATGGAATCTTTCACCGAGACGTGAAGCCAGAAAACATCTTGATCAgg AGAGACGTACTGAAGCTAGCTGATTTCGGCTCCTGTAGGAGTGTGTACTCGAAGCCACCATACACAGAATACATTTCCACCCGCTGGTACCGAGCTCCAGAGTGCCTCCTTACGGACGGGCACTACAGCTACAAAATGGACATGTGGAGCGCCGGCTGTGTCTTCTTTGAGATCGTCAG CCTAAATCCGCTTTTTCCTGGATCCAATGAGCTAGATCAGATTTCCAAGATCCACGATGTGCTTGGCACTCCGGATGGTGCTGTTTTAAGGAAGTTTAAGCA GTCCAGAGCAATGCGCTTCGACTTCCCTCCAAAGAAAGGCTCTGGGATCTCCCGTCTGATTCCCCGCAGCAGCTCCGAGAGCCTGTCGCTGATGTACGAGATGCTGCAGTACGAGCCGGAGGAGAGGACCAGCAGCAAGGCAGCGCTGCAGCACCCTTACTTTAAAGAGCTCAG GGTGGCAGAGAAACAAGCTGCCACACTGCGGCGCGCGATCGGAGCCGTGCAGCAGGGTGAGAACAGCGGGACCCCCAACTCAATAGATAACCTCTGGAGAATTGCACGGCAAGGAAGAAGACCG CATCATATAAAACACGTGCAGGAGCCTCTGGTGAGACGTCACGGTCCTCCTTATCCGCTGGAATTGCCAAAGTTAAACGTAGCTGCACCGAAGATACCCACATACCCCATGACCTCTCTGACGTCAGTCCTGTCACAGAACGTAACTCTCCCAGTGCTGCAGCCAACAAAATCCAATGGAAAAACCAACAAG CCTAGCAAAGAACATCCACTTAAACCTTGTTTGAAAACTTACCACATCCCACCTTTGGAAAGAAAAGGAGGCGACTTGTGA
- the LOC117422563 gene encoding MAPK/MAK/MRK overlapping kinase-like isoform X3 yields the protein MDKYRIIGKIGEGTFSEVVKAQSVQDGGYYACKKMKQRFESTEQVNNLREIQAMRRLSPHPNILQLHEVLHDRKTGSLSLICELMEMNVYELIRGRRDPLPENKIKSYMYQLCKSLDHMHRNGIFHRDVKPENILIRRDVLKLADFGSCRSVYSKPPYTEYISTRWYRAPECLLTDGHYSYKMDMWSAGCVFFEIVSLNPLFPGSNELDQISKIHDVLGTPDGAVLRKFKQSRAMRFDFPPKKGSGISRLIPRSSSESLSLMYEMLQYEPEERTSSKAALQHPYFKELRVAEKQAATLRRAIGAVQQGENSGTPNSIDNLWRIARQGRRPHHIKHVQEPLVRRHGPPYPLELPKLNVAAPKIPTYPMTSLTSVLSQNVTLPVLQPTKSNGKTNKPSKEHPLKPCLKTYHIPPLERKGGDL from the exons ATGGATA aaTACAGAATAATTGGTAAAATCGGTGAAGGCACGTTTTCCGAAGTGGTGAAGGCGCAAAGTGTCCAAGACGGGGGTTATTACGcgtgcaaaaagatgaagcagcGCTTTGAGAG CACAGAGCAAGTGAACAACCTGCGTGAAATCCAAGCCATGAGGAGACTGAGCCCTCATCCCAATATTCTACAGCTGCACGAAGTGCTTCA TGATAGAAAGACGGGCTCCCTCTCTCTGATATGCGAGCTCATGGAGATGAACGTCTATGAGTTAATACGAG GACGAAGGGATCCTttacctgaaaataaaataaagagttatATGTACCAGCTGTGTAAGTCTCTGGATCACATGCACAG AAATGGAATCTTTCACCGAGACGTGAAGCCAGAAAACATCTTGATCAgg AGAGACGTACTGAAGCTAGCTGATTTCGGCTCCTGTAGGAGTGTGTACTCGAAGCCACCATACACAGAATACATTTCCACCCGCTGGTACCGAGCTCCAGAGTGCCTCCTTACGGACGGGCACTACAGCTACAAAATGGACATGTGGAGCGCCGGCTGTGTCTTCTTTGAGATCGTCAG CCTAAATCCGCTTTTTCCTGGATCCAATGAGCTAGATCAGATTTCCAAGATCCACGATGTGCTTGGCACTCCGGATGGTGCTGTTTTAAGGAAGTTTAAGCA GTCCAGAGCAATGCGCTTCGACTTCCCTCCAAAGAAAGGCTCTGGGATCTCCCGTCTGATTCCCCGCAGCAGCTCCGAGAGCCTGTCGCTGATGTACGAGATGCTGCAGTACGAGCCGGAGGAGAGGACCAGCAGCAAGGCAGCGCTGCAGCACCCTTACTTTAAAGAGCTCAG GGTGGCAGAGAAACAAGCTGCCACACTGCGGCGCGCGATCGGAGCCGTGCAGCAGGGTGAGAACAGCGGGACCCCCAACTCAATAGATAACCTCTGGAGAATTGCACGGCAAGGAAGAAGACCG CATCATATAAAACACGTGCAGGAGCCTCTGGTGAGACGTCACGGTCCTCCTTATCCGCTGGAATTGCCAAAGTTAAACGTAGCTGCACCGAAGATACCCACATACCCCATGACCTCTCTGACGTCAGTCCTGTCACAGAACGTAACTCTCCCAGTGCTGCAGCCAACAAAATCCAATGGAAAAACCAACAAG CCTAGCAAAGAACATCCACTTAAACCTTGTTTGAAAACTTACCACATCCCACCTTTGGAAAGAAAAGGAGGCGACTTGTGA
- the LOC117422563 gene encoding MAPK/MAK/MRK overlapping kinase-like isoform X1, with protein MANLVDLMKYGHYAEKLRHTQNKEFTNLTNILRNREYRIIGKIGEGTFSEVVKAQSVQDGGYYACKKMKQRFESTEQVNNLREIQAMRRLSPHPNILQLHEVLHDRKTGSLSLICELMEMNVYELIRGRRDPLPENKIKSYMYQLCKSLDHMHRNGIFHRDVKPENILIRRDVLKLADFGSCRSVYSKPPYTEYISTRWYRAPECLLTDGHYSYKMDMWSAGCVFFEIVSLNPLFPGSNELDQISKIHDVLGTPDGAVLRKFKQSRAMRFDFPPKKGSGISRLIPRSSSESLSLMYEMLQYEPEERTSSKAALQHPYFKELRVAEKQAATLRRAIGAVQQGENSGTPNSIDNLWRIARQGRRPHHIKHVQEPLVRRHGPPYPLELPKLNVAAPKIPTYPMTSLTSVLSQNVTLPVLQPTKSNGKTNKPSKEHPLKPCLKTYHIPPLERKGGDL; from the exons aaTACAGAATAATTGGTAAAATCGGTGAAGGCACGTTTTCCGAAGTGGTGAAGGCGCAAAGTGTCCAAGACGGGGGTTATTACGcgtgcaaaaagatgaagcagcGCTTTGAGAG CACAGAGCAAGTGAACAACCTGCGTGAAATCCAAGCCATGAGGAGACTGAGCCCTCATCCCAATATTCTACAGCTGCACGAAGTGCTTCA TGATAGAAAGACGGGCTCCCTCTCTCTGATATGCGAGCTCATGGAGATGAACGTCTATGAGTTAATACGAG GACGAAGGGATCCTttacctgaaaataaaataaagagttatATGTACCAGCTGTGTAAGTCTCTGGATCACATGCACAG AAATGGAATCTTTCACCGAGACGTGAAGCCAGAAAACATCTTGATCAgg AGAGACGTACTGAAGCTAGCTGATTTCGGCTCCTGTAGGAGTGTGTACTCGAAGCCACCATACACAGAATACATTTCCACCCGCTGGTACCGAGCTCCAGAGTGCCTCCTTACGGACGGGCACTACAGCTACAAAATGGACATGTGGAGCGCCGGCTGTGTCTTCTTTGAGATCGTCAG CCTAAATCCGCTTTTTCCTGGATCCAATGAGCTAGATCAGATTTCCAAGATCCACGATGTGCTTGGCACTCCGGATGGTGCTGTTTTAAGGAAGTTTAAGCA GTCCAGAGCAATGCGCTTCGACTTCCCTCCAAAGAAAGGCTCTGGGATCTCCCGTCTGATTCCCCGCAGCAGCTCCGAGAGCCTGTCGCTGATGTACGAGATGCTGCAGTACGAGCCGGAGGAGAGGACCAGCAGCAAGGCAGCGCTGCAGCACCCTTACTTTAAAGAGCTCAG GGTGGCAGAGAAACAAGCTGCCACACTGCGGCGCGCGATCGGAGCCGTGCAGCAGGGTGAGAACAGCGGGACCCCCAACTCAATAGATAACCTCTGGAGAATTGCACGGCAAGGAAGAAGACCG CATCATATAAAACACGTGCAGGAGCCTCTGGTGAGACGTCACGGTCCTCCTTATCCGCTGGAATTGCCAAAGTTAAACGTAGCTGCACCGAAGATACCCACATACCCCATGACCTCTCTGACGTCAGTCCTGTCACAGAACGTAACTCTCCCAGTGCTGCAGCCAACAAAATCCAATGGAAAAACCAACAAG CCTAGCAAAGAACATCCACTTAAACCTTGTTTGAAAACTTACCACATCCCACCTTTGGAAAGAAAAGGAGGCGACTTGTGA
- the LOC117422563 gene encoding MAPK/MAK/MRK overlapping kinase-like isoform X2, translated as MANLVDLMKYGHYAEKLRHTQNKEFTNLTNILRNREYRIIGKIGEGTFSEVVKAQSVQDGGYYACKKMKQRFESDRKTGSLSLICELMEMNVYELIRGRRDPLPENKIKSYMYQLCKSLDHMHRNGIFHRDVKPENILIRRDVLKLADFGSCRSVYSKPPYTEYISTRWYRAPECLLTDGHYSYKMDMWSAGCVFFEIVSLNPLFPGSNELDQISKIHDVLGTPDGAVLRKFKQSRAMRFDFPPKKGSGISRLIPRSSSESLSLMYEMLQYEPEERTSSKAALQHPYFKELRVAEKQAATLRRAIGAVQQGENSGTPNSIDNLWRIARQGRRPHHIKHVQEPLVRRHGPPYPLELPKLNVAAPKIPTYPMTSLTSVLSQNVTLPVLQPTKSNGKTNKPSKEHPLKPCLKTYHIPPLERKGGDL; from the exons aaTACAGAATAATTGGTAAAATCGGTGAAGGCACGTTTTCCGAAGTGGTGAAGGCGCAAAGTGTCCAAGACGGGGGTTATTACGcgtgcaaaaagatgaagcagcGCTTTGAGAG TGATAGAAAGACGGGCTCCCTCTCTCTGATATGCGAGCTCATGGAGATGAACGTCTATGAGTTAATACGAG GACGAAGGGATCCTttacctgaaaataaaataaagagttatATGTACCAGCTGTGTAAGTCTCTGGATCACATGCACAG AAATGGAATCTTTCACCGAGACGTGAAGCCAGAAAACATCTTGATCAgg AGAGACGTACTGAAGCTAGCTGATTTCGGCTCCTGTAGGAGTGTGTACTCGAAGCCACCATACACAGAATACATTTCCACCCGCTGGTACCGAGCTCCAGAGTGCCTCCTTACGGACGGGCACTACAGCTACAAAATGGACATGTGGAGCGCCGGCTGTGTCTTCTTTGAGATCGTCAG CCTAAATCCGCTTTTTCCTGGATCCAATGAGCTAGATCAGATTTCCAAGATCCACGATGTGCTTGGCACTCCGGATGGTGCTGTTTTAAGGAAGTTTAAGCA GTCCAGAGCAATGCGCTTCGACTTCCCTCCAAAGAAAGGCTCTGGGATCTCCCGTCTGATTCCCCGCAGCAGCTCCGAGAGCCTGTCGCTGATGTACGAGATGCTGCAGTACGAGCCGGAGGAGAGGACCAGCAGCAAGGCAGCGCTGCAGCACCCTTACTTTAAAGAGCTCAG GGTGGCAGAGAAACAAGCTGCCACACTGCGGCGCGCGATCGGAGCCGTGCAGCAGGGTGAGAACAGCGGGACCCCCAACTCAATAGATAACCTCTGGAGAATTGCACGGCAAGGAAGAAGACCG CATCATATAAAACACGTGCAGGAGCCTCTGGTGAGACGTCACGGTCCTCCTTATCCGCTGGAATTGCCAAAGTTAAACGTAGCTGCACCGAAGATACCCACATACCCCATGACCTCTCTGACGTCAGTCCTGTCACAGAACGTAACTCTCCCAGTGCTGCAGCCAACAAAATCCAATGGAAAAACCAACAAG CCTAGCAAAGAACATCCACTTAAACCTTGTTTGAAAACTTACCACATCCCACCTTTGGAAAGAAAAGGAGGCGACTTGTGA